In one Alnus glutinosa chromosome 14, dhAlnGlut1.1, whole genome shotgun sequence genomic region, the following are encoded:
- the LOC133857547 gene encoding uncharacterized protein LOC133857547, which produces MDWFSWLSKTALEPSLVYEYGLALARNELQLEDVSYFNHEFLQSMGISVAKHRLEILKLARKENRGGPGNLTGLIVAINKTRKCFNKYIAKWVFRDDIAFKAAPPHPLHLRGALLRRYRSEESNEERVPVPKKRSITLSGPLDGRVREKVMVNTRSLKLSGPLDGKLHEKAIYTARSPRFSGPLYAAKSPKLVGPIDGWPPERLMVTTKSPRLQERLMVTSRSPGTAGSLDGKVAAPVVYSHYNNQEKEDVDHYDDHSLWATLFHDMKPT; this is translated from the coding sequence ATGGACTGGTTCTCCTGGTTGTCCAAGACTGCCCTGGAGCCTTCACTAGTCTACGAATATGGCCTCGCTCTGGCTCGCAACGAGCTCCAATTGGAGGATGTAAGCTACTTCAACCATGAGTTTCTTCAGAGCATGGGCATCTCCGTGGCCAAACACAGGCTAGAGATTCTCAAGCTTGCCAGGAAGGAGAACAGGGGAGGCCCAGGAAACCTCACCGGCCTCATCGTGGCAATCAACAAAACCAGGAAGTGCTTCAACAAGTATATTGCCAAGTGGGTTTTCCGCGACGACATAGCATTTAAGGCGGCGCCGCCGCATCCGTTGCATTTGAGAGGAGCATTGTTGAGGAGGTACAGGAGCGAGGAGAGTAATGAAGAGAGGGTGCCAGTGCCCAAGAAGAGGAGCATAACTCTCTCAGGACCTCTTGATGGAAGGGTAAGAGAGAAGGTTATGGTCAATACCAGAAGCTTGAAACTGTCTGGGCCTCTGGATGGGAAGCTGCATGAAAAGGCAATATACACAGCTAGAAGCCCAAGATTTTCTGGGCCTCTGTATGCAGCCAAGAGCCCAAAATTAGTTGGGCCCATAGACGGATGGCCCCCAGAAAGATTGATGGTAACAACTAAGAGCCCAAGGCTACAGGAGAGGTTGATGGTGACAAGTAGGAGTCCAGGGACAGCCGGATCTTTGGATGGAAAAGTTGCAGCACCAGTGGTTTACAGTCATTATAATAACCAGGAAAAGGAGGATGTTGATCATTACGATGATCATTCACTGTGGGCTACACTGTTTCATGATATGAAACCCACTtga